TTCCCCGTCAACGCTGTCCCCAAAATCATCCAACTCAGCCAAGTCGCCATACTCTTCCTCGAGCTTGTCAGGATCCTCTCCCGCCTCAAGCCGGCCTACCATTTCCTCCATCGAGGCTGGCAGTTTTTCCCCGGTCAGCTCGGACATGCGGCGCATCAGCTGGCCCATTTTTCGCGGGTCAGGATTTTCCTCATCCATGGTGGCCATTTCGCGCTCCATTTCAGCCATGGCCGCCTCAAGCCGGGGATCATCCATGTCATCTCCGGGCCCACTTTCTGATGGCTCCTTTGCCTCGCCAATGACCGCAAAGCCCGACACATGCCGTTTCATCGAATAGGCCGGATTATCCGGGCAAATCGGCACTGTCTTATCATCGATTACCGATCGGGCAAAAAAGGAATAGATCCGGTTGTTGTCTTCACAGAAGAATTCGTAAATGGGCATGGTGAAAAGTCTTTGAAATATCCCTGTGGAATTGGTCAATCCTGTCCCTCGACGGGCTCCGGAGAGACCTCGACGAATCGGTTGGCCTCCCTGTCTTTCAAAACCCGTTCCGGATCATAAATACAGCCATTCATGGCGATGTAGACTCCTGCGGAAAGAGTCTGGGCAGCGGCAAGGGCAAACCCGATGTTGAAAATTGCGTCGTTCTCACGGAACCGGGCGGGAATCAAAGCGCCTGTCAGGACAATTGTCTTGTCGGGGATACCGGCGAGGAACTTACCGGTATCGGTCATGGTATCTGTTCCGTGCGTGACCAGTATCTGTCGATTGTCGGCCTTGAGGATTGCCCCACGGATGAGGGTGCGATCCTCATCCGTCATCTCCAAGCTATCTTTGCGCATGAGAGGGAGGATTTCATACGCGAGACTGACATGGGCTTGCCGGAAGACTTCCCCGATTTGCGGATCGCCGACGGAGAAAGTGCTCTTGGCATCAAAATACACCTTATCAATTGTGCCACCTGTCGTGATGATCAAACACGAATCATTCATGATTTGAATATGCTCATGCAGGTCGCTCCTGCAAGCAATCCCACTGCATCCGAATGCCTTTGTTAAAATGCGCCTCCGGCCTGTTCAAGGAGGCGCACCATGGGAAGGAGATAGGCAAGGACCATTCCGCCAATGGCACCCGAAAGAACAAACAGGAAGAGGGGTTCGACCAGCCGGGTAATCTGAGCAATTGCCCATGCAACCTCCTCTTCACGACCTGCCGCGATCCGCAGCATAAAGGATTCGAGTTTGCCGGATTCCTGGCCCACCTCGAGCAATGGAATTCCCTCCTCATCGAAGAGCGGGCAGGCACGGAGGGAAACGCTGAATCCCATTCCCATCAAAAGGCTGGAGCGAAAACGCGTCAGTTCCTCCTGCTCCCAGCGGTTTGAACTGCTTGCAGCAACCATTTCGAGGGCCCTTGGAATCGGCGTGCCCGCTTGGAGGAGGGTTCCAAGTTGTCGTAGAAGCCGGGCCTCACGGACATGCCTGAAGACGCTCCCTGCGACCGGAAACCGGCCAGCAATTACTTCCTCGAGGTACCCCCATTTAGCTGAGCGCTTGCCAATTAACCGAATCAGGGAGAAACCGGCGAGGCCGAGGAGAAGCAAGGTGATTATGCCTGAGAAAATGCCGCCATACAATTGCCCGATATGTTCTGTCAGCCATGGCAAATTATCGCCGAGGCCCATGGACTCGCTCAGTTCACGCATTTGCGGAACAACCCAGAAAAGGATAATCGCCATCACCCCGATGCCGACCAGCCCCACCATCGCAGGATACCACATCTGCCCGAAGAACGCCCGGCGCCGGGCCTCCTGTTGACGCAGGAGCTCACCCACATCGCACATCGCTTCACCAAACTTGCCGGTATGCTCGCCAGCCTGCAAGAGGCTCCAAGCCTCGACGGGCAAGCAAAGGGAAGCCTCCCGCATGGCTTCAACCATTCCACTTCCCGCATTCAAGTGCCCGAGTATGCACTTCAAGCCGTTGCGTTCAGCTGGCCCAACACCGGGACCCGCTGCCCCGATGATATGTCCCAGTTCCAGCCCGAGCACAGCGCGCTCGCCAGCCCGTATCCACCAGGACCACTTTGGACAAAAATGCCGGTTTTGACGCATGCATGAATTAGTCGGGTTCCCCAATCAGCGGTCAAGCGATGAGGCTAGTCAAAATTGACCGGTCAGCCTCAGGCCTTGCGGGTCTTCCGGGGCAGTTTGCGACCGGCGTTGAGCACCGGACAAAACGGGCAGCCATTCTCCGACCCGTCGCATTTTCTGCGGGCCATGCAATAAGTCCGCCCGTAATAAATGATCTGCAGGTGCAAACGATTCCATGTCTCCCGGGGAAACAACCGCTTTAAATCCTTTTCGGTCTGCTGGACAGATTTCCCATTGCTGAGGCCCCATCGCTGCGCCAACCGATGGATATGCGTATCAACGGGAAAGGACGGTTCCCCAAAGGCCTGTGCCATCACGACCTGGGCCGTCTTGTGACCAACGCCAGGAAGGGATTCAAGCTCCTCCAGATCACACGGAACCTCTCCTGCATGCGTCTCCACCAAGATCCTGGACAAGTTGCGGATAGCCTTAGCCTTCTGTGGCCCCAGCCCGCAAGGTCGGACAATCGCCAGAATATCCTCCTCTTCCAGATTGGCCATTTCGGCAGGTGTCTTGGCGAGAGCGAATAGATCCGGAGTGACCTGATTCACGCGTTCATCGGTGCACTGGGCACTCAGAAGCACGGCAACCAGCAGGGAAAAGGGATCGCTGTGGTTAAGCGGGATGGGCGGATCAGGAAAAAGATGCTCCAGTTCACGCAAAACAAAGGCCGTGCGTTCAGCCTTGGTCACTGAAACCCTCCATTTTCAGCGGACAAATCCAGTGCTGTGTTTGCTTTCTCAAGATTCACCATCACTTTTTCCAAATTATCTTTATTTTTTGAAAACGGATAAGCAAGGTCTGAGCAATATGTCACAAGGTCAATCCAACCCGCTTCCATTTAACCCGGAAAGCCTTCCGCGCGAAACTCTCCGCCATTATATCTCCGCCTCGGAGGGCGATATCAAGGCAATGCTTGATAAGGTCGGCGCAGATTCACTCGAGGCGCTTTATCAGCATATACCCGGCAACTGCCTTTTTCCCGAAGCCCCTGATCTTCCTGAAGAGCTCTCCTATGAGGAACTCCAGTCCAGACTGGTTGAGCTGGCCGCGGAAAACCGGCCTTGCGAGTCCTACATTGGGGACGGGCTTCCGAACTATGCAGTGATGCCTGTCGTGGACCCAGTCTGCGCCATTCGCAACCTGACGACCGCCTATACACCATACCAGCCGGAACGCTCCCAAGGCACTTTGACCACCCACTGGATCTACCAATGCATGATGAGCCAATTGACGGGCTTTGAGGCCATCAACAGCTCCCTGTACGAGCGTTCCACGGCGACCTTTGAAGCCATGGCAACGGCAGTCCGCGTAAGCCGGAAGGCCGACCAGATCATCATTTCCGAAGGCATCTACCCGGGAGACCGTGAGGTCATTGAAACCCTTCTTCCCGGAACCGGCATCCAAGTAAAATGGGTCCCGCTCGATCGTGCGACGGGCCGGACAGACCTTTCCCTGATGCGGGCAGCCCTTGAGGAGGGCGCAGAAGCTGTGGCGGGGATTGTTTTTCCGCAGGTGAACTGTCTGGGACTCCTTGAGGATGTGGATGCGCTGGCTGACCTGACGCTCGCATCCAAGACCAAGAGCATCGCTGTGATTGATCCGGCGCTTCTCGGGACAGGCGGCCTCAAGCCGCCTACCGAGTACGGGCAGAAGGGGGTAGACATGATTGTCGGCGAGGCTCAGCACCTTGCCATCGGGCCCAACTTCGGGGGACCGGGACTCGGGCTTTTCGGGGTCCGCCACAACGAGGAGAACAAGAACACAATCCGGCAGACACCTGGGCGCTATGTTGGCAAGGCCAAGGATATTTCCGGCAGGGATTGCCTTGTCATGGTGCTGAGCACCCGTGAACAGCACATTCGAAAGGACAAGGCGACTTCCAACATCTGTTCAAACCAGGCCTTTCTCGCAACAATTGCCGGTGCCGCCATCCTCTCTCGCGGGGAATCCGGCATGCAAAAAGCTTTTTCAAAGGCCCGTGAGCAGGCACTTGAGGCAGTGGAAAAACTGAGCCGCCTCAAGGGCATCCAGTTGGCCTTCCCTGAATCGACGTTTGTGAATGAAATCCTGCTCTCCGTGGATGGGTCAGTTCCCGAACTGATTGAAGCCGCCCGGCAGGCATCAATTCATCTCGGGGTGGACATTTCCGACAGGATTGAAGGCAAGGGTTCACTGCTGAAAATGTCCTTCAGTGACCGGGAAATGGATTTGGACCGCCTGTTACCCGTTTTCGAGCAGTGTGGGTATGTCGCCGAAAAGGAATCCGCATTCATAAGCGATTTGGCCACCTCCGATTTGCGCAGCGGCGCTCTTGGCCTTCCGGAAATGGAAGACGAAGAGATCATCAAGTATTACCAGTCTCTCGGTGAACTGAACGTCAGCCCGGACGACGCCTGCTACCCGCTCGGGTCCTGCACGATGAAGTACAACCCCTTTATCAATGACTGGGCAGCCAGCCTTCCGGGATTTACTGATATTCACCCGCAGGCTCCACTCGAGGATGCACAGGGATCGCTGCATCTCCTTTACGAGATTCAGGAATGGTTCAAGGAAATCACTGGCCTTGCCGGAATCACTACCCAACCGGTGGCCGGCGCGCAAGGGGAACTGGTCGGGATCAAGCTCTTTCAGGCATACCACGAGGACCGCGGTGAAGGACATCGCGATGTGATTCTCATTCCCGCCTCCGCCCACGGTACCAATTTTGCCACTGCCGTCATGGCGGGCTATCGCACCAAAAAAGTGGATGGCCTGCAGACCGGTATTGTCCTCCTGGAAAGCGCTCCCGACGGATCGATTGATATGGAGGATTTTCGCGCGAAGGTGGAGATCTACAAAGACCGTCTGGCGGGCGTGATGATCACCAACCCGAACACTTGCGGTATCTTTGAGACCTGTTTTGCCGAGATTTCCAAGCTGGTTCATGACGCCGGGGGACTTGTCTACATGGACGGAGCGAACATGAACGCCATCGCCGGATGGTGCGACCTCGGTGCCATGGGCGTCGATGCGGTGCACAACAACTTACACAAGACTTGGACCATTCCACATGGCGGAGGCGGTCCGGGCGATGCCATTGTCGGTGTGAGCGAACGGCTTGTTCCCTTCCTGCCCGGTTTTCAAATCGAGAAACGGGAGGGTGCTTATGTGCCGGTTCGTACCCCGAAGAGCATTGGAAGTTTTCACCGGCACTGGGGCAATTTCGCGCACAAGGTGCGCGCCTACACCTACCTCCTGCGGCTGGGAAAAGAAGGTGTCCGTCGCATGACAGCGGTCGCCGTCTTGAGTGCACGATACTGCTTTGAACAGCTTCGTGAAGCGTTTCCTACCCTCCCGGCGGATGCAGTGGCAACCCCGCGCATGCATGAATTCATCCTGACTCTTTCCGAGGAGGACTTTGTCCGTCTGGAGCAGGTCGGGGTCCCGCGCGCACTTGTCATCACCCGGGTTGGAAAGCTCTTCCTGGACTTTGGTTTCCACGCCCCGACAGTTGCCTGGCCGGAGACCTTTGGGCTCATGATCGAACCGACCGAGAGCTACTCGAAGAGTGAACTGGACCGGTTCTGTGAAGCGGTTTTAGCCATGCTGGAAATGATCCGCAAACATCCCGAGGTGCTGGCAAAGGTTCCCCTGTTCACGCCTGTGGACCGGGTGGATGAGGTGGAAGCCAACCGCCACGTCACTCTCAAGGAGTCGCTGACAACACTTCCAGAGCCCCATCGCAACCGTCTTTCACCAACAGAGATCGGGAAACTCCCGATCTCTGAGGTCTTTGAAAGAATTGTTGAGGCCAGCCGTCAAGGCTGATCGGGACGCTTAGCCCTTGTCACTCGCCGTCTCGATATCCTCGTATGGGATCTCGATAATGAGCGGCGGGGTCGGGGTCGGAGGTTCCGGCAACACAGCCGAGCTCATTTCCGAAACGGCTTCACGCAGACCCTGGATATCCTCGGAGGTCATCGAAGCAAGGGCAGCGCCTCCCTGTGTGAGGGCGAAAATGTCCGTGCTTTCGTAATAAATACCGCGGACAATAATTTCCTCACCGGCAGGGATATTGATTGTCTCGTTCGGCTCAATCAGGGACACCGTCATATTGCTGGTGTCCAGCTTCGGATCACCGATAAAGTCTACTTCGCCGTCAAGGTTGCGAACCTGCATTGTCCATCCCTGGTCACCAGCGAGATTCTGTACAACGCCAAATACGCCATCCGTGATACTGGCTGTGCCGACCTTGGTCTTCACATCCAGACGGCAATCGTCCGAAATATCACCCAGAACTTCACCGCGCACCAACTTGACGGCCACTGTCCCATCACCAAGCAGGGCGAGTTGGACTTCCGTTCCCGGGTAGGCCGTCAACAGGGAGCCTTCACAAAGCGAGAGGATAACCGTTGAATCGTTGGTCTGTAAAATATCACCTTCAATGAGTTCCTGGCCGACCTCGATATTGTAAATGCCGCCGCGAGTGTAGAGCGCTCCATCCGGCTCTTCGTAAACGACTTCTGCGACATTAGCCGCTTGGAGGGCAAAAGGTGCCAGTAAAGTGAAGAGAATTGGTTTAATAAATGTTTTCATGACAGGTTTTTTTACAACTAAGCAGAATATTCCACAGTAGAGAAAGGAAATGTAGGTGGATTCCTGAGCCTTGACAAGTCTTAAGCATGAACAGATGCGTGTATGGATGAGAACGGAAAAACCGGTTCGTGTGCAGAAAGTGATCGCAGACCGCGGATTGGCATCCCGTCGACAGGCTGAAGAGTGGATTGAAGAAGGGCGGGTCACCGTAAACGACCAAATCATCACATTGGGTGACAAATGCCTTCCCTCACAGGATCAGGTGGCCGTGGATGGAAACCCGATTCCGCGCAGGGAACCCCAGAAGCTGGTCCTGGCGATGAATAAGCCCAAGGGCGTGACCTGCACAAACAGCGATCCCCACGCCAAACGGACCGTGTTCGACCTGTTGCCAAAGGAGCTCCAGACTGAGAGGCTATTTTGCGTGGGCCGGTTGGATCTGGAGAGCGAAGGCCTGCTGCTTCTCACCAACGATGGCCAGCTGAAGCAGGAACTCACCCACCCCTCCTTTAATGTGGTGAAACTCTACTCGGTGGAAATCGACAAACCTCTTCAGCCGAGCGATGTGCCAAAGTTGATCCGCGGGATCAAGTGGGAAGGCGAACCCCTGGCCATCGATAAAGTCTTTCCATCCGGATTGGGGGGCAAAGAGAACTGGAAGAAGCTTGAAGTGACCCTGCATCACGGGAAAAAGCGTGAAATCCGGCGTTTATTCTATGCTTTCGGGTACGATGTTAAAAAGTTGCGGCGGTTCCAGATCGGCCAGTATGCCGTGAAGGGAATCCCAAGGGGCGGATTCAGGATCCTTGGCAAACGGGATATCAAACTGCTCTTTGCCTCGCCGGGAGGCGCCAAACCCACTTGAACTGTCCAGCCCGTAAAATTATTCGATTGAGCCTGCCGGACAGTGTGACCAAACTAATCCCATAACGATGAAAAAGAAAATTACGCGCACACTTGTCCTGCTAAGTGCGTTTGTCTCCGCAGGGGTGGCGAACGGACAAGGGCTGATTGACCTTTACATGCAACCGGATATCCAAGCCGGGAAGGTGGACTCTGTCACCCTTGATGACCCGCGCCTCGGGCAACCCGCTCCGGTAATGGACGATGCCAAGGCCGCGCTTGGCTGGCACTATGCAGAGTTTGAAGACAATGTGGATGGATATACGCCCGATGGAAAAATCGGGAAAGACCTCCTGCCGGTCAACGGGGCAATTATCTATGGAGGCCCATCCACTGACAGCCCCGTCCTTGGGACCTACCGGGACGGATCCTATATTGAGATTAAGGATACGGGAGCCTGGTGGAAATTCCAGATCCGGATGCGTTATCCCGTCTATTTTGTCCTCGATTCACCGCCGCCGCTGCCACCAGTAACCGCTGAGGCCGAGGCACCAATCGTGGCTGTTGCCCCGGCGCCAGCTCCCTCAATTGAACCGATTCCACTAATGGCCCCAATTCCGGTTATCGAGGAAAGCCCGATTGTGGAGACACAGACACGCGCACCCGCAAGCTCCATGGTCCCACAGGTAGAGAGGCAGCCATCCTCAGTCACTCCGCCTGATGTCATTGGCCAAAGTTATCAGGGAACTTTCAAACTCTCCAAGAAGGCCTTTGGGCTCTTCAAGCCGAAGTCGCCCTTTTATCTGGAAAGTCCGGAGGGAAATCGTATTGCCTGGGTGGATACAAGCAAGATTGTCATACCGGGATCATTGAAGACCTACCTAGACAAGGCGGTCATCATACATGGTGAGCGGGACTTCATGGAGTCCTCGAAGGATTGGATTATCCGGGCCCGCAACATGCGGCTAAAATAAATTTCCGGCAATCGCACAGATGGAACTACTCGACGGCAAGAAACTATCACAGGAAATCCTTTCCGAATTAAAGGAAAAACTAGCCGATGCGAAGGGGCCGCCGCCGTGCGTGACCTTTATCCGGGTTGGCGAAGATCCGGCTTCGGTCTATTATGTGAATTCAAAGCAGAAAAAGGCCGCCCTTGTCGGGATTGAGAGCCGGTTGAAGACCTTTCCTGAATCCATAACCCAAGAGCAACTGCTGGAGGAAATCGGATCCCTGAATGCGGATTCATCGGTTCACGGGATCCTTGTTCAGGCTCCCCTGCCCTCACACATGGATGAGCGGACGGTTTTCAACTCGGTGGCTCCGGAAAAAGATGTCGACGGCTTTTCGACCAACAATCTGGGACGCTTGGTCCAGGAAGATCCGGAAGCGTTTGTTGCCTGCACCCCTGCCGGGATCGCGGAAATGATCCGCCGCTACAAAATCAAGACGGAGGGTCGCCACGTTGTTGTCCTCGGTCGCTCACTGATTGTCGGCAAACCCGCAGCCCTGCTCTTCATGCGCAAGGATCCCTTCGCTAACGCGACCGTCACGGTCTGCCACTCAAGGACACGCAACCTGTCCAACATCACACGGCAAGCAGACATTCTCATCGCGGCCATCGGTCAGGCAAATTTTGTCACGGCAGACATGGTCAGCCCGGGGACGATTGTCGTCGATGTAGGCATCAACCGGGTCGATGATCCATCCAGCAAGAAGGGTTACCGGATTGTGGGTGACGTTGATTTTGATGCGGTTGCACCCAAGTGCGACGCTATTTCACCTGTCCCTGGAGGAGTCGGGCTCATGACCGTGGCAATGCTCATGCACAACACAATGAAAGCATGGGAGCTCAGCCAGAAAAAGAACCACTGATCGAAATGTCCCGCTCCAAAATACTCGTCGTCGATGACCAAATCCTGAACATCCGCCTGATCGAGCGTAAGCTTGAGATGATTGATATGGATGTTGTCAGCTGCACTAACGGGCCCGAGGCAATCCGCCTGGCCACTCAAGAGCGGCCTGATGTGATTTTGCTCGATATCATGATGACGGGCATGAATGGGATTGAGGTCTGCCAGGCCTTGAAAAAGGCCGAGGAGACACGTGAAATTCCGGTTATTTTCCTGACGGCCCTGGGTACAAGGGAACAAAAGGTACATGGACTTGAGGCAGGCGCTGCCGACTATGTCACGAAGCCCTTTGACCTTGATGAAACAGTGGCACGAATCCGGACACAGTTGCGGATTGTCGAGGAGCACCGGGAAAACATCAAACTGACCCGCCAACTGGAACAATCCCGCAGGCAATCAGCGATCATGCATCTCACGGAGGGCATTGCCCACAACATCAACAACCTTCTGGGAGTGATGCTTGGGTATGTGAACCTCCTGCAAATGAATTCGGGCAAGCCGGATAGAGTGCTTAACGCCTGTGGCAAGCTTGAGCATGCCATTCAGCGCGTAACGCGTATTGTCCAGCAACTACAGGTAATTGGCCAATTCAAATCCCTGCAGAAACAGCCCACTGAACTGGCGCGAATCCTGAAGGGGGCCGTCGCCCGTTTTCATGGTTCCTCCAACACATCTACCAAGGTGGATGTACGTTCAGATTTTGAGGATGACATGGAATTTTTTACTAACCGTGAGCTGATGGAAGTTTGCATCGAACGCCTGCTGCAAAATGCTTACGAGAGTTATTTCGCCAATGATGCGGATACAAACCCAAAGATTGGAGAGATCATTCTCGAATCAAAAGAGGTGGAGTTCGAGGGGGCGCCCCACGTACAGGTACGCGTCATGGACAGGGGCAAGGGAATTGATGAAAAGATCCGTGACAGCATTTTTGATCCCTTTGTTTCTTCATCATCGGTTATTGGCAAAGGGATGGGACTGACCATTGCCCGTCACAGCGTGAGCTGTCTTGGCGGAACAATTGAGGTCATTGACCGGGAGGACGGAGGCACACAGGCAGTCGCCCTATTCCCTCTTGAACACGGTCCGGGTGGTGAAAATGAAGCCTAGGCTAGCCTTCATCGGGGCCGGTCGCATGGCTGGCGCAATGGTCCGCGGACTCCTGAAAACCGGTCCGTGGAACGCTGAGGATATAGTCTGCACGGGCGCCCGCGACGGGACAGCCGAGGCCCTCTCCGAAGATACGGGTATCCGCTTCACATATGATTGGAAGGTGTTTTTTAAAGATGCCCAATGGGTCATCCTCGCCTGCAAACCGCAGCAATTGAAGGAACTTCCGGAATCCTTGTCCGAGCTCTCTTCCGGCAGGCGGGTCCTGTCGATTCTCGCGGGAACCACACTGGGCCGACTCAAGAAAGTCTTTCCCGGAACGGCGAATATTGTCCGTACAATGCCGAACACACCGGGAATGATTGGGGCTGGTATCAGCGCCTACAGCCCGCTTCATCCAATGAATGAAGAAGATGAACAGGTCGTCCGGGCCATTCTTTCCGCACTCGGTGAAGCTGTTTCCATGGATGAACATTTTCTTGATGCCGTAACCGGTGTCAGCGGAAGCGGACCAGCCTATGTGTTCGAGTTTATCGCCGCGCTCCGGGACGGGGGTGTTGCCGCTGGCCTTGACGAGGCAACCGCATACAAGCTCGCCTTAAAAACGGTTCAAGGGGCGGCGGCTTTGCTGGAGGCAGTTCCGGAAACACCGGAAACGCATCGCAATTGGGTCTCCTCACCGGGGGGAACAACACTTGCCGGACTGAAGGTCATGGAGGATGCTGGCTTCCGTGGGATTATCAAGGAAACCGTCGCGGCGGCGACTAAGCGTTCCAAGGAACTCTCAGGGGAATAACTCAGCCCCTTCGTCCCCAACCACCGCCACCGGGTGTCTCGACCCGGATGCCCTCACCCGCCTCCAATGAAACTTGGGCATGCCCCTCAATCCGCTTTTTGATTCCATCCCTGGAAACGATCCATTGCTGTCCGGGTAAGCCGTCAGCACCGCCATGGAGACCTCTTGGCCCTTGATTCCGGTTCTGGCTGAGCAGGGAGACGGAGACGTTTTCCAGAAAATGCAGTTCCCGGACAAGGCCATCTCCACCGGAAAAGATTCCCGTGCCACCAGATCCTTTGCGTAGTGAAAACTCACGACAATAGACCGGAAAACGGTTTTCAAGAATTTCGGGATCGGTGATGGCGGTATTCGTCATGTGGACATGGACACCGGAAGCACCGTCAAAACATTCCCCTGCACCCGCACCGCCGCCAATTGTTTCATAATATCCAAATTGCTCATTGCCAAAGAGCAGGTTATTCATCGTGCCCTGGCCGGAGGCCATCAAGCCAAAGGCGCGGACAAGAGCGTCGACCATGCGCTGACTCGTCTCAACATTTCCCCCGACAACGGCGGGGCAAGCACGTGCATCATCTGAAAAAAGAGGGTTGAGAAAACAGTCGGGCAGCTTGATTCGGACCCCTTCAAGAAGTCCCTCATTCAGGGGTATGGGCTCATTGACGAGCAGGCGAAGGACATACAAGACAGCACTTCGCACAATTGCCGGAGTTGCATTGAGATTTCCGGGATGGGTTGTCGATGTGCCGTCAAAATCGATTTCCATGATCCCGCTACGGTGTTCGATG
This region of Oceanipulchritudo coccoides genomic DNA includes:
- a CDS encoding cytochrome C, encoding MPIYEFFCEDNNRIYSFFARSVIDDKTVPICPDNPAYSMKRHVSGFAVIGEAKEPSESGPGDDMDDPRLEAAMAEMEREMATMDEENPDPRKMGQLMRRMSELTGEKLPASMEEMVGRLEAGEDPDKLEEEYGDLAELDDFGDSVDGETGGEQRKALIRRLRGPSRDPELYELRDYLGE
- a CDS encoding asparaginase domain-containing protein, giving the protein MNDSCLIITTGGTIDKVYFDAKSTFSVGDPQIGEVFRQAHVSLAYEILPLMRKDSLEMTDEDRTLIRGAILKADNRQILVTHGTDTMTDTGKFLAGIPDKTIVLTGALIPARFRENDAIFNIGFALAAAQTLSAGVYIAMNGCIYDPERVLKDREANRFVEVSPEPVEGQD
- a CDS encoding type II secretion system F family protein, giving the protein MRQNRHFCPKWSWWIRAGERAVLGLELGHIIGAAGPGVGPAERNGLKCILGHLNAGSGMVEAMREASLCLPVEAWSLLQAGEHTGKFGEAMCDVGELLRQQEARRRAFFGQMWYPAMVGLVGIGVMAIILFWVVPQMRELSESMGLGDNLPWLTEHIGQLYGGIFSGIITLLLLGLAGFSLIRLIGKRSAKWGYLEEVIAGRFPVAGSVFRHVREARLLRQLGTLLQAGTPIPRALEMVAASSSNRWEQEELTRFRSSLLMGMGFSVSLRACPLFDEEGIPLLEVGQESGKLESFMLRIAAGREEEVAWAIAQITRLVEPLFLFVLSGAIGGMVLAYLLPMVRLLEQAGGAF
- the nth gene encoding endonuclease III — protein: MTKAERTAFVLRELEHLFPDPPIPLNHSDPFSLLVAVLLSAQCTDERVNQVTPDLFALAKTPAEMANLEEEDILAIVRPCGLGPQKAKAIRNLSRILVETHAGEVPCDLEELESLPGVGHKTAQVVMAQAFGEPSFPVDTHIHRLAQRWGLSNGKSVQQTEKDLKRLFPRETWNRLHLQIIYYGRTYCMARRKCDGSENGCPFCPVLNAGRKLPRKTRKA
- the gcvPB gene encoding aminomethyl-transferring glycine dehydrogenase subunit GcvPB, yielding MSQGQSNPLPFNPESLPRETLRHYISASEGDIKAMLDKVGADSLEALYQHIPGNCLFPEAPDLPEELSYEELQSRLVELAAENRPCESYIGDGLPNYAVMPVVDPVCAIRNLTTAYTPYQPERSQGTLTTHWIYQCMMSQLTGFEAINSSLYERSTATFEAMATAVRVSRKADQIIISEGIYPGDREVIETLLPGTGIQVKWVPLDRATGRTDLSLMRAALEEGAEAVAGIVFPQVNCLGLLEDVDALADLTLASKTKSIAVIDPALLGTGGLKPPTEYGQKGVDMIVGEAQHLAIGPNFGGPGLGLFGVRHNEENKNTIRQTPGRYVGKAKDISGRDCLVMVLSTREQHIRKDKATSNICSNQAFLATIAGAAILSRGESGMQKAFSKAREQALEAVEKLSRLKGIQLAFPESTFVNEILLSVDGSVPELIEAARQASIHLGVDISDRIEGKGSLLKMSFSDREMDLDRLLPVFEQCGYVAEKESAFISDLATSDLRSGALGLPEMEDEEIIKYYQSLGELNVSPDDACYPLGSCTMKYNPFINDWAASLPGFTDIHPQAPLEDAQGSLHLLYEIQEWFKEITGLAGITTQPVAGAQGELVGIKLFQAYHEDRGEGHRDVILIPASAHGTNFATAVMAGYRTKKVDGLQTGIVLLESAPDGSIDMEDFRAKVEIYKDRLAGVMITNPNTCGIFETCFAEISKLVHDAGGLVYMDGANMNAIAGWCDLGAMGVDAVHNNLHKTWTIPHGGGGPGDAIVGVSERLVPFLPGFQIEKREGAYVPVRTPKSIGSFHRHWGNFAHKVRAYTYLLRLGKEGVRRMTAVAVLSARYCFEQLREAFPTLPADAVATPRMHEFILTLSEEDFVRLEQVGVPRALVITRVGKLFLDFGFHAPTVAWPETFGLMIEPTESYSKSELDRFCEAVLAMLEMIRKHPEVLAKVPLFTPVDRVDEVEANRHVTLKESLTTLPEPHRNRLSPTEIGKLPISEVFERIVEASRQG
- a CDS encoding pseudouridine synthase, producing MRTEKPVRVQKVIADRGLASRRQAEEWIEEGRVTVNDQIITLGDKCLPSQDQVAVDGNPIPRREPQKLVLAMNKPKGVTCTNSDPHAKRTVFDLLPKELQTERLFCVGRLDLESEGLLLLTNDGQLKQELTHPSFNVVKLYSVEIDKPLQPSDVPKLIRGIKWEGEPLAIDKVFPSGLGGKENWKKLEVTLHHGKKREIRRLFYAFGYDVKKLRRFQIGQYAVKGIPRGGFRILGKRDIKLLFASPGGAKPT
- the folD gene encoding bifunctional methylenetetrahydrofolate dehydrogenase/methenyltetrahydrofolate cyclohydrolase FolD encodes the protein MELLDGKKLSQEILSELKEKLADAKGPPPCVTFIRVGEDPASVYYVNSKQKKAALVGIESRLKTFPESITQEQLLEEIGSLNADSSVHGILVQAPLPSHMDERTVFNSVAPEKDVDGFSTNNLGRLVQEDPEAFVACTPAGIAEMIRRYKIKTEGRHVVVLGRSLIVGKPAALLFMRKDPFANATVTVCHSRTRNLSNITRQADILIAAIGQANFVTADMVSPGTIVVDVGINRVDDPSSKKGYRIVGDVDFDAVAPKCDAISPVPGGVGLMTVAMLMHNTMKAWELSQKKNH
- a CDS encoding response regulator, with protein sequence MSRSKILVVDDQILNIRLIERKLEMIDMDVVSCTNGPEAIRLATQERPDVILLDIMMTGMNGIEVCQALKKAEETREIPVIFLTALGTREQKVHGLEAGAADYVTKPFDLDETVARIRTQLRIVEEHRENIKLTRQLEQSRRQSAIMHLTEGIAHNINNLLGVMLGYVNLLQMNSGKPDRVLNACGKLEHAIQRVTRIVQQLQVIGQFKSLQKQPTELARILKGAVARFHGSSNTSTKVDVRSDFEDDMEFFTNRELMEVCIERLLQNAYESYFANDADTNPKIGEIILESKEVEFEGAPHVQVRVMDRGKGIDEKIRDSIFDPFVSSSSVIGKGMGLTIARHSVSCLGGTIEVIDREDGGTQAVALFPLEHGPGGENEA
- the proC gene encoding pyrroline-5-carboxylate reductase; its protein translation is MKPRLAFIGAGRMAGAMVRGLLKTGPWNAEDIVCTGARDGTAEALSEDTGIRFTYDWKVFFKDAQWVILACKPQQLKELPESLSELSSGRRVLSILAGTTLGRLKKVFPGTANIVRTMPNTPGMIGAGISAYSPLHPMNEEDEQVVRAILSALGEAVSMDEHFLDAVTGVSGSGPAYVFEFIAALRDGGVAAGLDEATAYKLALKTVQGAAALLEAVPETPETHRNWVSSPGGTTLAGLKVMEDAGFRGIIKETVAAATKRSKELSGE